The following proteins are co-located in the Microcystis wesenbergii NRERC-220 genome:
- a CDS encoding DUF3153 domain-containing protein, which produces MNQPTTEKIGKTRFILPFLCGIFLFLTGCVRYDVGINFPHQHHGEIIQHITLGQRLTSLSQTEATKWLNSIEQRAKLLKGKTAQISEREIIVTIPFSNSQELEEKFNQFFDPSSSFKIKNSANTDDSKLLQLDSKLAVTEQDWFFLSQKNLKLTVDLRALGVLSEQGNIIVSPGSLVDIDFALKTPFPGQNIEDDSGLNPPLEQVDNQLIWHLKPGEINTIAAAFWVPNYLGIGTIVIVLITGFAYYLKYKRLPGVSPST; this is translated from the coding sequence ATGAATCAACCAACCACCGAAAAAATCGGGAAAACCCGCTTTATTCTGCCCTTTTTATGCGGTATTTTTCTCTTTTTAACTGGCTGTGTCCGTTATGATGTGGGCATTAATTTTCCCCACCAACACCACGGGGAAATTATTCAACATATCACCCTCGGACAACGCTTAACCAGTCTCAGTCAAACCGAAGCCACTAAATGGTTAAATAGTATCGAACAGAGGGCAAAATTACTTAAGGGGAAAACCGCTCAGATTTCCGAACGAGAAATAATCGTGACTATTCCCTTTAGTAATAGTCAGGAATTAGAGGAAAAATTCAATCAATTTTTTGATCCTAGTTCTTCCTTTAAAATCAAAAATTCTGCTAATACCGATGATAGCAAGTTACTGCAACTAGATTCAAAACTGGCAGTTACAGAACAAGATTGGTTCTTTTTGAGCCAGAAAAACTTAAAATTAACTGTTGATTTGCGAGCCTTGGGTGTACTTTCCGAACAGGGAAATATTATCGTTAGCCCCGGTTCTTTAGTCGATATCGACTTCGCTTTAAAGACTCCCTTTCCTGGTCAAAATATTGAAGATGACTCAGGATTAAATCCCCCGTTAGAACAAGTTGATAATCAGTTAATTTGGCATTTAAAACCAGGAGAAATTAACACCATTGCGGCGGCTTTTTGGGTTCCTAACTATTTAGGTATCGGCACAATAGTTATTGTTTTAATAACAGGTTTTGCCTATTACTTGAAATATAAACGCTTGCCCGGTGTATCCCCATCGACTTAA
- a CDS encoding ribonuclease R family protein — MDFSIATLLSHLSDDKLATGKLLEKKLGCEDDPESCEKLQVILDALERLGMVVKERGRYRRVIEENVVEAKLRCSSKEFCFAIQDIEDADDIYVSKNHLSNAWNGDRVLVKIIREGTRRRSPEGEVRLILERANPSLLAQVKQENEQFVAVPLDDRLKFTLNLLENGQNLQENIDHLVHVSVLRYPLGEMPPIGKVTRVLGSTAEAAADTDIVSCKHDLPHNFPPEALEIADNLADFFDSGEKEQLRDLTQFFTFTIEDDTSLDYPPIIENAFSLEKINQNRWRVAIHISDVARYIERGGLLDKVAKKRGNAVYLGEKVLPLVPAAVISRCSLSPQEQRPAISILVTLDDKGDLLEYEITRSLIQVDQHFTYQQVRDLLSEEDSAAAPTDTVETLKDLFFSVCPTLKSQRLQRGSFDIQLDKISPYKDEGRGGTVLASNNLPARSLLTEVAILAGKVVAEHLQALKLPCIYCGQSEPDWDELEDLLKLANNLGAELNLTAEEEIKPNDYQNLTRTFSASSSVKVLNYLLQETLKLVRYSSHPLPHFGLAYPGNYTHCLSPLQRYADLWVQRVLKILLTEGKDRRSKIVKVGVNLGSNSCHGQIHWNILPSQIQEELEEESHLIVSHLNDRSKIAEDAEKDLEGLKKAEKMKERMGQVFRGLITGVQSYGFFVEISDLLVEGLVHVSSLKDDWYEYRARHSCLVGRKNRVAYRLGDEVEVEVKDVDYYRQQIDLVTVSGGSSASYDDLEED; from the coding sequence ATGGACTTCTCGATCGCCACACTCCTCTCTCATCTTAGTGATGATAAATTAGCTACGGGTAAACTTCTCGAAAAAAAACTAGGCTGCGAAGACGATCCCGAAAGCTGCGAAAAATTGCAAGTGATTCTCGATGCTTTGGAACGTCTGGGAATGGTTGTCAAAGAACGCGGGCGCTATCGTCGTGTGATCGAGGAAAATGTCGTAGAAGCAAAGCTGCGCTGTTCCAGTAAAGAATTTTGCTTTGCTATCCAAGATATCGAAGATGCTGATGACATCTACGTCTCGAAAAATCATTTAAGTAACGCTTGGAATGGCGATCGGGTTTTAGTCAAAATCATCCGCGAGGGGACCCGTCGTCGTTCCCCAGAAGGAGAGGTGAGATTAATTCTGGAACGGGCTAATCCTTCGCTTCTAGCGCAAGTAAAACAGGAAAATGAGCAGTTTGTGGCGGTTCCCCTGGATGATCGCCTGAAATTTACCCTTAATCTCCTCGAAAATGGTCAAAACCTCCAAGAAAACATCGATCACCTCGTTCATGTTTCCGTCCTCCGTTATCCCCTAGGGGAAATGCCTCCCATCGGTAAAGTTACTCGTGTTCTCGGTTCCACGGCCGAGGCCGCTGCCGACACGGATATCGTCTCTTGTAAACACGATCTACCCCATAATTTTCCGCCAGAAGCCCTCGAAATTGCCGATAATTTAGCGGATTTCTTCGATAGTGGCGAAAAAGAACAACTGCGAGATTTAACCCAATTTTTCACCTTTACTATCGAAGACGACACATCCCTGGATTATCCTCCGATCATTGAAAATGCCTTTTCTTTAGAGAAAATCAACCAAAATCGCTGGCGAGTCGCCATTCATATCAGCGATGTAGCCCGTTACATTGAACGGGGCGGATTATTGGATAAAGTTGCCAAAAAACGGGGAAATGCCGTCTATTTAGGCGAAAAAGTGTTGCCATTAGTCCCGGCTGCCGTTATCAGTCGTTGTTCCCTGTCACCGCAAGAACAGCGCCCCGCTATTTCTATCCTCGTCACCCTCGATGACAAGGGCGATCTATTGGAGTACGAAATCACCCGCAGCCTCATCCAAGTGGATCAACATTTTACCTATCAACAGGTGCGCGATCTGCTCAGTGAAGAAGATAGCGCAGCTGCCCCCACCGATACGGTTGAAACCCTGAAAGATTTATTTTTCAGCGTTTGCCCCACCCTAAAATCCCAACGTCTGCAGCGGGGTAGTTTTGATATTCAATTAGACAAAATCTCCCCCTACAAAGACGAAGGACGGGGGGGGACTGTTCTCGCTTCTAATAATTTACCGGCCCGCTCTTTACTGACAGAAGTGGCAATTTTAGCCGGCAAAGTTGTCGCCGAACATTTACAGGCCTTAAAATTGCCCTGTATCTACTGCGGACAATCGGAACCGGATTGGGATGAATTAGAGGATTTACTCAAATTAGCCAATAATTTGGGGGCAGAATTAAATTTAACTGCCGAGGAGGAGATTAAACCCAATGACTATCAAAATCTTACCCGCACTTTTTCCGCTTCCTCATCGGTGAAAGTCCTCAATTATCTCCTGCAAGAAACTCTCAAATTAGTTAGATATAGCAGCCATCCTCTACCCCATTTTGGTTTGGCCTATCCTGGCAATTATACCCACTGTCTCTCACCCCTGCAAAGATATGCCGATCTTTGGGTACAACGGGTGTTAAAAATCCTATTAACAGAGGGGAAAGATCGCCGCAGCAAAATCGTCAAAGTCGGGGTTAATTTGGGCAGTAATAGCTGTCATGGACAGATTCATTGGAATATTCTACCAAGCCAAATTCAGGAGGAGTTAGAAGAAGAAAGCCACCTAATTGTTTCCCATCTCAATGATCGCTCAAAAATTGCTGAAGATGCGGAAAAAGACCTAGAAGGATTGAAAAAAGCCGAGAAAATGAAAGAAAGAATGGGCCAAGTTTTTCGCGGCTTAATTACCGGTGTACAATCCTATGGTTTCTTCGTGGAAATTTCCGATTTATTAGTGGAGGGGTTGGTCCATGTTTCTTCTCTCAAGGATGATTGGTACGAATATCGCGCCCGTCATAGCTGTTTGGTAGGACGGAAAAATCGCGTTGCCTATCGTCTCGGTGATGAGGTAGAAGTGGAAGTAAAAGATGTAGACTATTATCGTCAGCAAATTGATCTAGTTACGGTTAGCGGTGGCAGTTCAGCAAGTTATGACGACTTAGAAGAAGATTAA
- a CDS encoding monovalent cation/H(+) antiporter subunit G yields the protein MIDILSYICIAIGVFFWFWGTAHLLDKRSVLYKLHGLSVADTLGSMAIIFGLLLKVPQNWPLLLLAIISLAIWNTMLGYVLAYTSSDRE from the coding sequence ATGATTGACATTTTGAGTTATATCTGTATCGCTATCGGAGTTTTTTTCTGGTTTTGGGGAACGGCGCATCTTTTAGACAAGCGCTCGGTATTATATAAATTACATGGTCTATCTGTCGCTGATACCTTGGGTTCTATGGCGATTATTTTCGGGCTACTTTTGAAAGTTCCCCAAAATTGGCCTTTATTATTATTGGCAATAATTTCCCTAGCAATTTGGAACACCATGTTAGGCTACGTTTTAGCTTATACTTCTAGCGATCGAGAGTAA
- the fbp gene encoding class 1 fructose-bisphosphatase codes for MVSNIPFSIPEHSLDRDCTTLSRHVLQQLQSFSPDAQDLSAIMSRIALAGKLIARRLSKAGLMADVLGFTGETNVQGESVKKMDVFANEVFISVFKQSGLVCRLASEEMDKPYYIPENCPIGRYTLLYDPIDGSSNVDINLNVGSIFAIRQQEGNDLDGEARDLLQNGRKQIAAGYILYGPSTILVYSIGRGVHAFVLDPSLGEFILAQENIIIPDHGPIYSTNEGNFWQWDEAIRDYTRYVHRHDGYTARYSGALVGDIHRILMQGGVFLYPGTVKNPQGKLRLIYETAPLAFLIEQAGGKASDGVTNLLDIVPDKLHTRTPLVIGSVEDVKLVESFIADRRHRDRV; via the coding sequence ATGGTTAGCAATATTCCCTTTTCTATCCCCGAACATAGCCTCGATCGAGATTGTACCACCCTCTCCCGTCACGTCCTGCAACAACTACAAAGCTTTTCCCCCGACGCACAGGATTTAAGCGCAATTATGAGTCGGATTGCCCTAGCGGGGAAATTAATTGCCCGTCGTCTCAGTAAAGCGGGATTAATGGCGGATGTGCTAGGTTTTACTGGAGAAACCAACGTCCAAGGGGAATCAGTCAAGAAAATGGACGTTTTTGCCAATGAAGTATTTATCTCGGTTTTTAAGCAAAGTGGTTTAGTTTGCCGTCTTGCTTCCGAGGAAATGGATAAACCCTATTATATCCCAGAAAACTGTCCCATCGGTCGCTATACCCTACTCTACGACCCGATCGATGGTTCTTCCAATGTGGATATTAATCTAAATGTGGGTTCGATTTTTGCCATCCGTCAACAGGAAGGCAATGATTTAGACGGAGAGGCGCGGGATTTACTGCAAAATGGTCGTAAACAAATCGCCGCCGGTTATATTCTCTACGGACCCTCGACTATTTTAGTTTACTCGATCGGTCGCGGTGTTCATGCCTTTGTCCTTGACCCCAGTTTAGGGGAATTTATCCTCGCCCAAGAGAATATTATTATCCCCGACCATGGCCCGATTTATAGTACCAATGAGGGCAATTTTTGGCAGTGGGATGAGGCGATTCGCGACTATACTCGTTATGTCCACCGTCATGATGGTTACACAGCCCGTTACAGTGGGGCATTAGTGGGAGATATCCATCGAATTTTAATGCAGGGTGGTGTTTTTCTCTATCCGGGTACTGTTAAAAATCCCCAGGGAAAATTGCGCTTAATTTATGAAACTGCACCCCTTGCTTTTTTAATTGAACAGGCAGGAGGTAAAGCTAGTGATGGGGTGACAAATCTTTTAGATATCGTTCCCGATAAATTACACACCCGCACACCTTTAGTGATCGGTAGTGTCGAAGATGTCAAATTGGTGGAGTCTTTTATCGCTGATCGCCGTCATCGCGATCGAGTTTAA
- a CDS encoding Na+/H+ antiporter subunit E: MIGHIILRLTMWFLLTANFTPANIMIGVAIAFLLPRNFASSETLGDWLKVIIKVFMAIPQAYKEAFEIIFRPHKEEEIILERISGKRSPRLAFWDIFLITFTPKTIVTEYKENEGYEVHVIKRSSQG; this comes from the coding sequence ATGATCGGACATATAATTCTGCGTTTAACTATGTGGTTTTTGCTCACCGCTAATTTTACCCCCGCTAATATTATGATCGGGGTGGCTATTGCTTTTCTTTTGCCCCGTAATTTCGCCTCTAGCGAAACTTTAGGCGATTGGTTAAAGGTAATAATTAAAGTCTTTATGGCTATTCCCCAAGCTTATAAAGAAGCGTTTGAAATTATCTTTCGTCCCCACAAGGAAGAAGAAATTATTTTGGAGAGAATTTCGGGTAAACGTTCACCCAGACTGGCTTTTTGGGATATATTTCTCATTACCTTTACCCCGAAAACTATCGTCACCGAATACAAGGAAAATGAGGGGTATGAAGTTCATGTAATTAAACGGAGTTCCCAGGGATGA
- a CDS encoding DUF4040 domain-containing protein has translation MNESYLYVIVALLPLTAAMVMLQSNPYQALVIRGVLGAIAALVYALLGAADVSLTEALMGTMLAVTLYAVAIRSSLVMRLGVIAEETDTVLEQLKTQLQTVLSKRFMRLELVAYSDKQALQQALRDKDVHAVCIRQDNPETIPYETTIRLPYLYDIFKNELTAANTILTCIETRKLEEKH, from the coding sequence ATGAATGAAAGTTATCTCTATGTTATTGTTGCCCTCTTGCCTTTAACTGCGGCGATGGTGATGTTACAATCCAATCCCTACCAAGCTTTAGTAATTCGCGGGGTTTTAGGGGCAATAGCAGCCTTAGTTTATGCTTTATTAGGGGCAGCAGATGTGTCTTTAACCGAAGCTTTGATGGGAACCATGTTAGCTGTAACTCTCTACGCGGTGGCGATTCGTTCCTCTTTAGTGATGCGTTTAGGAGTAATTGCCGAGGAAACCGATACAGTTTTAGAACAGTTAAAAACTCAACTACAAACGGTTTTAAGTAAGCGTTTTATGCGTTTAGAATTAGTTGCCTACAGTGATAAACAAGCTTTGCAACAGGCACTTAGGGATAAAGATGTTCATGCCGTCTGTATCCGTCAAGACAATCCAGAAACTATCCCCTACGAAACCACAATTAGATTACCCTATCTCTACGATATTTTTAAAAATGAATTAACGGCAGCAAACACGATTTTAACCTGTATTGAAACCCGAAAATTAGAGGAGAAACACTAA
- a CDS encoding cation:proton antiporter, which produces MNTLTIAWISLPFLIGFIIYLLPRLDKYLALAATIISLAYSLLLFSQSSPIILNLLDNYGVRLVADQLSAYFILTNALVTMAVIFYNWESSKTAFFYAQAIILHGSINSVFVCEDFISVYVALEVISIAAFLMIAYPRSDRSLWVALRYLFISNVAMLFYLIGAVLVYKANNSFAFAGLKDAPPEALALIFMGLLVKGGIFVSGLWLPMTHSESETSVSALMSGVVVKAGIFPLLRCALILGDLDVLIRLFGVLTAIFGVSYAVFEKDSKRMLAFHTISQLGFILAAPVVSGFYTLTHGLVKSCLFLLAGVLPSRNFKELQQQSIPNSLWIALVVASFSISGFPLLSGFGAKALTMKNLVPWQEIMINLVAVGTAISFAKFIFLPHAGGESKQKLTIGFWTAIILLLAALFLSNAVYVEAYNLPNIIKALAVIGAGWWLYLGVFKKLSLKLSRVWEQFDNLVGMMSIMLVLLFWMVLA; this is translated from the coding sequence ATGAATACTTTAACGATCGCTTGGATAAGTTTACCCTTTTTGATCGGCTTTATCATTTATTTATTGCCGCGATTAGACAAATATCTGGCTCTCGCCGCCACTATTATCTCTCTCGCCTATTCTCTCCTTCTATTTAGCCAATCCTCTCCCATAATCCTCAACCTACTGGATAATTATGGCGTGAGACTGGTAGCCGATCAGTTAAGTGCCTATTTTATCCTCACTAATGCCCTGGTGACGATGGCAGTTATTTTTTATAACTGGGAAAGTAGCAAAACCGCCTTTTTTTACGCTCAAGCTATCATTCTCCACGGGAGTATTAACTCTGTCTTCGTCTGTGAGGATTTTATTAGCGTTTACGTTGCCCTAGAGGTAATTAGTATTGCCGCTTTTCTGATGATTGCCTATCCTCGCAGCGATCGCTCTCTCTGGGTTGCCCTGCGTTATCTGTTTATCAGCAATGTGGCGATGTTATTTTACCTAATCGGCGCAGTTTTAGTCTATAAAGCCAATAATTCCTTTGCTTTTGCCGGTTTAAAGGACGCACCTCCCGAAGCCTTGGCTTTAATCTTCATGGGATTATTAGTCAAAGGGGGAATCTTTGTCTCGGGATTATGGCTACCGATGACACACTCGGAATCGGAAACCTCCGTCTCGGCGCTGATGTCGGGGGTGGTGGTAAAAGCTGGCATTTTTCCCCTCCTGCGCTGTGCTTTAATCCTAGGGGATTTAGATGTCCTAATTCGGCTTTTCGGGGTGCTAACGGCGATTTTTGGCGTGTCATACGCAGTGTTTGAAAAGGATAGCAAGCGGATGTTAGCCTTCCATACTATTTCCCAGTTAGGTTTTATTTTAGCTGCCCCGGTAGTCAGTGGTTTTTATACCCTTACCCACGGTTTAGTTAAATCTTGCCTATTTCTGTTAGCGGGAGTTTTACCCAGTCGCAATTTTAAAGAATTACAGCAACAATCGATCCCTAATTCTCTCTGGATTGCCCTAGTGGTTGCTAGTTTTTCTATCTCTGGATTCCCCTTATTATCCGGTTTTGGGGCGAAAGCGTTAACGATGAAAAATTTAGTCCCCTGGCAAGAGATTATGATCAATCTTGTGGCGGTGGGGACGGCGATTTCCTTTGCTAAATTTATCTTTTTACCCCACGCAGGTGGCGAAAGTAAACAGAAGTTAACTATCGGTTTCTGGACAGCAATAATTCTGCTCCTTGCCGCCCTATTTTTATCCAATGCCGTCTATGTTGAAGCTTATAATCTACCCAATATTATCAAAGCTTTAGCCGTCATCGGTGCGGGGTGGTGGTTATATCTGGGAGTTTTCAAAAAGTTATCCCTAAAATTATCACGGGTCTGGGAACAGTTTGATAATCTCGTCGGTATGATGAGTATAATGTTAGTTCTATTGTTTTGGATGGTCTTAGCATGA
- a CDS encoding type II toxin-antitoxin system PemK/MazF family toxin has protein sequence MDSPDRGQVWLVDLGYVAKVRPCLVISIPARNQERALATLVPHTTSSRGSRFEVKVQARFLREGVFDVQNIVTIPHAKLLRKLGNLTSEQMMEVENALLFWLGFEERNDQESED, from the coding sequence GTGGATAGCCCTGATCGTGGTCAGGTTTGGCTGGTTGATCTGGGTTATGTGGCCAAAGTCAGACCCTGTTTGGTTATCAGTATTCCTGCGCGCAATCAAGAGCGTGCCTTAGCGACTCTGGTTCCACATACGACAAGCTCTCGTGGTTCAAGATTTGAAGTGAAAGTCCAAGCTCGCTTCCTTAGAGAAGGAGTCTTTGATGTACAAAACATCGTTACAATTCCCCATGCAAAGCTTTTGCGTAAATTAGGAAATCTGACATCTGAGCAAATGATGGAGGTTGAGAATGCGTTACTTTTTTGGCTAGGGTTTGAAGAGAGGAATGATCAAGAAAGCGAAGATTAG
- a CDS encoding Na(+)/H(+) antiporter subunit B, translated as MKWIYTLAAIAFAVKMVIIPNTASPVLSLEIVESLVRDGGVPNAVSVVIFRNRLYDTIYEVVVFTIAIMGANFLLATENPASKIHQFTDQPSIILARLGATITALVGIELAIRGHLSPGGGFAAGVAGGTAIGLIAITSSPEWMQAIYRRWQAATWEKISVLVFIVLAAITLSGFELPHGELGALFSGGILPILNILVAVKVALGSWAVILVFIRYRGLL; from the coding sequence ATGAAATGGATTTATACTCTAGCCGCTATTGCCTTCGCTGTCAAAATGGTAATTATTCCGAATACTGCTTCCCCTGTATTATCCTTAGAAATTGTTGAATCCCTGGTGCGCGACGGCGGTGTTCCTAATGCGGTTTCGGTGGTTATTTTTCGTAATCGTCTCTACGATACTATCTATGAAGTGGTTGTTTTTACCATTGCCATTATGGGGGCGAATTTTCTTTTAGCCACCGAAAACCCCGCCAGCAAAATCCATCAATTTACCGACCAACCTTCAATTATTTTAGCCCGTTTAGGGGCAACAATTACCGCTTTAGTGGGCATTGAATTAGCTATCCGCGGACATTTAAGTCCGGGGGGAGGTTTTGCCGCCGGAGTCGCCGGAGGTACAGCAATTGGTTTAATAGCAATTACCTCGTCTCCCGAATGGATGCAAGCAATTTATCGCCGTTGGCAAGCGGCAACATGGGAGAAAATTTCCGTCTTAGTTTTTATTGTTTTAGCCGCCATTACTCTCTCAGGATTTGAGTTACCCCACGGGGAATTAGGAGCGCTATTTAGTGGCGGCATTTTGCCGATACTAAACATTTTAGTCGCCGTTAAAGTAGCTTTAGGTTCCTGGGCAGTAATCCTCGTTTTTATCCGCTATCGCGGTTTATTGTGA
- a CDS encoding NADH-quinone oxidoreductase subunit K yields MTIPLLELFVFATVLCGFLGTFLKKNLIMKIIAMDVMSTGVIAYYVVISSRDGLFTPILSTVKQQNYADPVPQAVILTAIVIGFSIQALMLVGVMKLAKDNPTLDSSEIEKNNTP; encoded by the coding sequence GTGACGATTCCCCTCCTAGAGTTGTTTGTATTCGCCACCGTTTTGTGCGGATTTTTAGGAACATTCCTGAAAAAAAACTTAATCATGAAGATTATCGCCATGGATGTCATGAGTACCGGCGTTATCGCCTACTATGTGGTGATTTCTTCCCGTGACGGTTTGTTTACTCCCATCCTCAGTACAGTTAAACAGCAAAATTACGCCGATCCTGTACCCCAAGCAGTGATTTTAACAGCGATCGTCATCGGTTTTTCGATTCAGGCGTTAATGCTGGTGGGAGTAATGAAATTAGCTAAAGATAACCCCACCCTCGACAGCAGCGAGATAGAAAAAAATAACACACCATGA